The following nucleotide sequence is from Emys orbicularis isolate rEmyOrb1 chromosome 21, rEmyOrb1.hap1, whole genome shotgun sequence.
gctctccccagctgctgccccatggcaatccccctgcccccaggcctgGGGGGCGCCCGGGGGGCTGGAGCTCCAGTGGGacggggctgagctggggggggctgggactcCTCCCCCCACCGGTACTGACCCCCCCCCCGTGTGCCCCCCCAGTGCAGGAATTGGCGTCGGCTTCTACGGGAACAGCGAGACCAACGACGGGGTCGGGCAGGCCACGGCCGCGCTGCTGGACGCCAACCTCACGCTGCAGGGCGCCGACGCGCTGGTGagcccccccccgtgcccctctgtgcccccccgTGCCCCCTACCtccccctgcgcccccagcccctAACGCCAACCTCACACTGCAGGGCGCCGACGCGCTGGTGAGCCCCCCCTGtgcccctctgtgcccccccgTGCCCCCTAcctccccctgtgcccccagcccctaACGCCAACCTCACACTGCAGGGCGCCGACGCGCTGGTGagcccccctgtgccccccactgccccctgtgcccccctgtgtcccccactgccccctacctccccctgtgcccccagcctctAATGCCAACCTCACGCTGCCGGGCGCCAACGCGCTGGTGagcccccctgtgccccccactgcccctacctccccctgtgccccctgTACCCCCCATGCCTCTCCTGTGCCCCCCTGTGCTCCCACTCCCAATAGGGGGCGCCAACATGCAGGTGAGCCCCTGTGCTGCCCTGGTGCCCTCCAGTgccccccaaccctgtgccccccccgccctcctaCCTCccgctgcacccccagcaccaacCACACGCTGCACGGCATGGACACGCTGGTGAGGcccccgagccccctgccccccgactccccacagccccccaaacTCCCAGAGCCCCACTGCGCCCCCTGCTAGCTGCCCAAGGAGCgactcccccaccctgtgccaTGTTAGTGGGGAGCCACCTCCGCATGTCCTGTCCCCCAGCCCACACGGGGACACTGCGCACATGGGTGGGGAAAGTGTGTGAGAGGGCACGTGGCAACACacaggtgtgtgggaggggtgacaGCGCACTCACGTCGGGGGAGGCGTGATGGTGGAACATGCATGTGGGGAAGGCATGACGGTGGCACACACGTGTGGGGGAGGCGTGACAGTGACACGTGGGGGAGGCGAGACAGTGGCACACGCATGTGGGAGAAGGCATGATGGTACTGTCCACATGTGTGTGAGGAGGCTTGACCATGACACATGCATGTGGGGAAGGCATGACATTAGAACATGCGTGTGGGGGGGAGGCGTGACAGTGGCACACACATGGGGGAGGCGTGATGGTGGCACATGCATGAGGGGGAGGCCTGACGGTGACACACGTGTGCAGGGGAGGCATGACGGTGACACACAcgtgtggggggaggagtgacAGTGGCACACGCGTGTGGTGGAGGCGTGATGGTGACAAACACATGGAGGGGAGGCATGACAGTGGCACACACATGGGGGAGGTGTGATGGTGGCACACACCTGTGGGGGAGGCGTGACGGTGACAAACACATGGAGGGGAGGCATGATAGTGGCACACACATGGAGGAGGCGTGACGGTGGCACATGCATGTGGGGGAGGCGTGACGGTGGCACACACACGAGGGAGGTGTGACGGTGGCACACACGTGTGCTGTGCGTCTGACccgggcccctccccccaggtgcgGCAGACGCTGGGGCTGCTGTCGGCGGCCGTGGGGGGGGACCTGACGCAGCTGGAGGAGGCGCTGGGCCCCCGCACCGAGTTCGTGGCCGTCGTGCGCAACACGCGGCGCCAGGCCGAGGCCGTGGCCCAGATCCTGACGGGTCTCCCGTTCtggggggccctggggggcaACCCCAGCCAGCTGGCCCACGGCCTGGCCTCCCTGGAGGACTACAGGTGAGACCGGGGGGGGGGTCCTGagagctgccccctcccacacaggtggcaggtggggggcaggggatggagggggcaggggggctgggctcatccctcccccccaggtggctggcagggggggatggagggggcgggggggcggtgcTCAACCCTgatctcacccctcccccccaggtggttggtggggggggctggagggggcgggggggctgggctcaaccctgggctcacccctcccccccaggtggctggcgggggggggatggagggggcagggggctgggctcatccctgggctcacccctcccccccaggtggctggtgggggggatggaaggggcgggggggctgggctcatccctgggctcacccctccccccccaggtggctggtggggggggatggagggggcgggggagctgggctcatccctgggctcacccctcccccccaggtggctggtgggggggatggagggggcaggggggctgggatcaCCCCTCCGCCCCAGGTGGCtggtggggagggatggagggggcggggggctgggctgacccctgggctcacccctcccccccaggtggctggtggggggggtgggggggatggggggctgggctgacccctgggctcacccctccccccccaggtggctggtggggggcagtggaggggacGGGGGGCTGGGCTGACCCCTgggctcacccctccccccccaggtggCTGGCCTatatcctgctgctgctgctggacctggTCATTTGCCTCTTCACCCTGCTGGGGCTGGCCAAGCAGATCAAGTGGCTGGTGGTCGTGTGAGTCGGGGGGGCCCCGGGGGGACCTGGCGGGGGGGGCACCTGCAGTCACTGGGACCTGATCCCCCACCACAGACCCCCCGTCTTCCCTTCACCgccctcacagccccctcctcccctgcccccactgtccccatcttcccttcaccacccccacagcctcctccctgccccctccccacacaaccctcctcctcccctgccccccactctcccccatcttcccaccacacccacagccccctccctcccacatccctcctcctcccctccccccactgtccccatcttcccttcaccatctccacagcccccttcctgccccctccctacacaaccctcctcctcccctgccccccactgtcccccatcttcccaccacccccacagccccctccctcccacatccctcctcctcccctccccccactgtccccatcttcccttcaccatctccacagccccctccctgccccctccctacacaaccctcctcctcccctgcccgccactgtccccatcttcccttcaccacccccacagctccctcccccctcccctcaaccccctccatgcccccacAACCCCCCATTGTCCCCTCTCAccacagcccccctgcctgggcaTGGAGTTGGGGGGCTGTGATGAGAGGGGAAtgtggtgcagtggttagagcggggtgggggctgggagccaggacgcctgggttctctcccccgctctgggagggggcagggttgaGAGGCTGTTTCTCTCTGCCCCacaggttgggggaggggctgagttgggcctttcccagctgctgactctagtgtccccctccccccagaatgaCTGTGATGAGTTTCTTCGTTCTCATCCTGAGCTGGGGCTCCCTGGGGCTGGAGACGGCAGCAGCTGTGGTGAGTGAagggctgggggggcggttgTGGGTCTCAACCCTGTTCTCGCCAGGAGATCACTGCCTCctggggctgcgggttgggagtgaggggcaccggcagggctggggggagcgcagggctgggctagcaaggggctgcgggtcgggagtgaggggcaccggcagagctgggggggagcccagggccgggctagcaggggctgcgggtcgggagtgaggggcaccggcagagctggggggagcccagggctgggctagcaggggctgcgggtcgggagtgaggggcaccggcagagctggggggagcccagggttgggctagcaggggctgcgggtcgggagtgaggggcaccggcagagctgtggggagcccagggccgggctagcaggggctgcgggtcgggagtgaggggcaccggcagggctgggctagcagggggctgcgggtcgggagtgaggggcaccggcagagctgggggggagcccagggctgggctagcagggggctgcgggtcgggagtgaggggcaccggcagggctggggggggggcagggctgggctagcagggggctgcgggtcgggagtgaggggcaccggcagagctgggggggagcccagtgctgggctagcaggggctgcggggcgggagtgaggggcaccggcagggctggggggagcccagggctgggctaccagggggctgcgggtcgggagtgaggggcaccggcagagctggggggggcagggctgggctagcaggggctgtgggtcgggagtgaggggcactggcagggctggggggagcccaggggttgtgggtcgggagtgaggggcaccagcagagctggggggagcccaggggctgcggattgggagtgaggggcatcagcaATTACTCTGAATATTACCTCAGGAGGGGTATGTAATGAAAGggttaaccccccctcccccaattaaaGATAACCTGGGCCAAGGCAATTAAATTATCTCACCTTAGAGAACtcaggctgccctcccccccccccccagccctgccggtgcccctcactccggacccgcagcccctgctagcccagccttgggctccccccagctctgccgttgcccctcactcccgacctgcagcccctgctagcccagccctgggctcccccatgtGCCCAGACCCCCTGTGATGTTGCCTCTATATGatcttatgaaaatatgctaatgggtGTAAATATAAtggtaactggaatatgcttcatgcaaaaggtctcttgtaaggtatcattacaaagcttataatctactgagtgtggtcatcctatttgtataaatgtatcactctcgtatctgaaactagaaatatgaaatataactctgagggcctattgtaattatgcaaagtgtgagccattaatggtggtttggaatcttgatggttcccatcaaccaggacaattgactgtggatggctctgtttgcaggccggcctccctgtgagtcaggctggggggaatgaaggcttggggtcttacagggacatgtgaccatgtcacatgaactggaatccatctttaacctggtgcttttccattgagaaggacggggtgggaacccagagagggacaaaggattcccgcgttgtgcaaaagatatataagggggtggaacagaacaaacagGGGAGCCATCATGAgcaatcccctagctaccatctgagctggaacaagggcagtaccaggggaaaggactgggcccagactaggaaggcgtccagtctgtgaaagaagcttattgaaacatctctgagggtgagattttatctgtactcagttttcttactgtattagactcagacttgtgtgttttattttattttacttagtaattcactttgttctgtctgttactacttggaaccacttaaatcctactttcggtatttaataaaatcactttttacttattaattaacccagagtatgtattaatacctggggagggggggcaaacagccgtgcatatctctctatcagtgttatagagggtgaacaatttatgagtttaccctgtataagctttatacagggtaaaatggatttatttggggtttggaccccattgggagttgggcatctgagcgttaaagacaggaacacttctgtgagctgctttcagttaagtctgcagctctggggcacgtggttcagaccctggctctgtgttggagcagactggcgtggctggctcagcaagacagggtgctggggtcccaggctggcagggaaagcgggggcagaagtagtcttggcacatcagttggcagctcccaagggggtttctgtgatccaacccatcacccccccccccccccgcatcagtAACAAtaactccctccccgccccagggcCTCAGCGATTTCTGCTCTGACCCAGACGGCTTCATCCTGAACCTGACCCAGGCCAAGACAGAACTGAGCCCAGGTAGGCACCAGGGGCAGGAGgccgggctagatgggcccaggggtctgatgggggcgggggaggggagaccagaCTAGAGGGGCCCATTATTAaccccttccttctctcccccccgcccgcccccggcAGAAATCCTCCAGTACTATCTCGCCTGCAGCCAGGACGTCCCGAACCCCTTCCAACAGGTGAGACCCCAACGCCTCACCCATGAACCGAGCTGGCTGGGGCTCGGCCCTGGGCCTGTGGGGGGAGAGCACGCTAGCACCACCAGCAGGGAGACCTGGGCTGTGGATTCTgggggctgagtgtgtgtgtgtgtgggggggggaatcccagggctgggctgcgggtcgggagtgaggggcaccggcagggctgggggaaaccCCAGGGCTGGGtctgcagggggctgcgggtcgggagtgaggggcaccggcagggctgggggaaaccCCAGGGCTGGGtctgcagggggctgcgggtcgggagtgaggggcaccggcagggctggggggcagttaAGGGGCGGCTCTTACACTGCTAGCTGAACTCAGCACTAGAGGGCGCCAGACACCGCCATGCAGCTGGTTTGTTGCTGACCGGCAGCTCCTGGGgcgggagccgggggggggggctgcacccccACTCCTGTCTGCGCCCCACAATCCCGCTCTCACCCCCCCAGAGGCTGACCATGTCGCAGCGGGCGCTGTCCAGCATCCACTCCCAGCTGCACGGCCTGGAGAGAGaagctatcccacaattccctgcGGCAGAGGTCAGTGCAGGCTAGGGATTAAAGccgggggggactggctgggagcccggacgcctgggttccatccctttctctctctctcccccagag
It contains:
- the TTYH1 gene encoding protein tweety homolog 1 isoform X2 yields the protein MGAPQGYQASWWVYLLHQVPRTNFQFEVVESSFAPQDREYQQALLLLASVAGLCLAISLVLICVYLIRFCCCDPEDEDEPKPRRVCCVTWSCVAAIVVCCAGIGVGFYGNSETNDGVGQATAALLDANLTLQGADALVRQTLGLLSAAVGGDLTQLEEALGPRTEFVAVVRNTRRQAEAVAQILTGLPFWGALGGNPSQLAHGLASLEDYRWLAYILLLLLDLVICLFTLLGLAKQIKWLVVVMTVMSFFVLILSWGSLGLETAAAVGLSDFCSDPDGFILNLTQAKTELSPEILQYYLACSQDVPNPFQQRLTMSQRALSSIHSQLHGLEREAIPQFPAAERNLVSVQGTLNTTESNFHQLVALLNCRGLHKDYVDAVKGLCYDGMEGLLFLLLFSLLSALAFTTAVCSLPRAWERFHSRDMAYEDAEDDDPFTPQESKRFVQWQSSI
- the TTYH1 gene encoding protein tweety homolog 1 isoform X1, encoding MGAPQGYQASWWVYLLHQVPRTNFQFEVVESSFAPQDREYQQALLLLASVAGLCLAISLVLICVYLIRFCCCDPEDEDEPKPRRVCCVTWSCVAAIVVCCAGIGVGFYGNSETNDGVGQATAALLDANLTLQGADALVRQTLGLLSAAVGGDLTQLEEALGPRTEFVAVVRNTRRQAEAVAQILTGLPFWGALGGNPSQLAHGLASLEDYRWLAYILLLLLDLVICLFTLLGLAKQIKWLVVVMTVMSFFVLILSWGSLGLETAAAVGLSDFCSDPDGFILNLTQAKTELSPEILQYYLACSQDVPNPFQQRLTMSQRALSSIHSQLHGLEREAIPQFPAAERNLVSVQGTLNTTESNFHQLVALLNCRGLHKDYVDAVKGLCYDGMEGLLFLLLFSLLSALAFTTAVCSLPRAWERFHSRDMAYEDAEDDDPFTPQQESKRFVQWQSSI